One region of Wyeomyia smithii strain HCP4-BCI-WySm-NY-G18 chromosome 3, ASM2978416v1, whole genome shotgun sequence genomic DNA includes:
- the LOC129730722 gene encoding tubulin polyglutamylase TTLL13-like isoform X2, with product MLPRKDNVTKSSKLPKRKSSSEDDSSEEGSTSSGSTDGSGSSSGSDSEMDTTETSFSSKSAVECVGSSKQQGLLKVNHRSYTVFCDSSRNSKSFCHSNVPVEPLDEARKDPKPPISICILNSRYDILPRMCRRLGYRLVSENEHWNVCWTDSLVGVDFCRDMRRFQKINHFPGMFEICRKDLLARNLNRMLKLFPTEYQIFPKTWVFPADLGEAIAYSRTHRSKTYILKPDQGSQGRGIFLTKNLKEINPRDRMICQVYIHRPLLIDGYKFDLRVYTLVTSTDPLRIFVYKEGLARFATNKYREPCITNTSNNFMHLTNYSVNKYSRCFSNDDEVGSKRRFATLNRILTSEGYDIAELWSNIDDVIVKTILSAWQVLRHTYQASFPTHDIIQACFEILGFDILIDHKLKPSILEVNHSPSFHTDEAIDREIKEALIHDTFVMLNLNGEVKKRVLEEDKRRIQNRLLQRLREYSKCKETSKESSSDSKNGDEEDPNSEDRFGPWGEQINWEETHLGGFRRILPAPGDPDRYAHLFLAQTQASVYNETAASKKREECAKQQRIELEERYKHNQAMLNKNNPRGQLGAKSLCAGEDGALSAIKKKAKKRKPKPIKKKDEFSPDYIVDYEERERMALLAQRDFLIRTCGLVQNIYLNFNRNKLLTISDHRKYKEVFAKLVANDLLQQEQSNSSGTTTCLPVLSNHHGSNATTSSSNQKLHLKSLVTINDTASWMQCTEIAPPSRPPLPYLLASQPTNYRSTKSTMARQVTNVVKRHSIDARQLYSASDKVI from the exons ATGCTACCTCGAAAAGATAACGTAACAAAATCGTCCAAACTGCCAAAACGAAAGTCGTCCAGCGAAGATGATAGCAGTGAGGAAGGTTCTACCAGTTCCGGCTCGACGGATGGATCCGGTTCCAGCTCCGGTTCGGACTCCGAAATGGACACCACGGAAACTTCCTTTTCATCGAAAAGTGCAGTGGAGTGCGTCGGCAGCAGCAAACAGCAGGGTTTGCTGAAAGTTAACCACAGGTCCTATACGGTGTTTTGCGATTCTAGCAGAAATTCCAAAAGCTTTTGCCATAGTAACGTTCCGGTCGAACCACTTGACGAAGCTAGGAAAGATCCTAA ACCACCAATCAGTATTTGCATACTAAACAGCCGCTACGATATCTTACCACGAATGTGCCGAAGGCTTGGCTACCGACTTGTTAGCGAGAACGAACACTGGAACGTGTGCTGGACGGATTCGCTGGTTGGGGTGGACTTCTGTCGGGATATGCGCCGGTTTCAGAAAATCAATCACTTCCCAGGAATGTTCGAGATCTGTCGCAAGGATTTGCTGGCGCGCAACTTGAACCGAATGCTAAAGTTGTTCCCGACCGAGTACCAGATTTTCCCGAAGACCTGGGTTTTTCCGGCTGA CCTGGGTGAAGCAATCGCCTACAGCAGGACCCATCGGAGTAAAACGTACATTCTAAAACCGGACCAGGGCTCGCAGGGCAGAGGCATATTTCTGACGAAAAATCTGAAGGAGATCAATCCTCGCGATCGGATGATTTGTCAGGTGTATATTCACCGG CCTCTGCTGATTGATGGGTACAAGTTTGACCTACGGGTGTACACACTGGTTACCTCGACAGACCCGCTGCGGATATTCGTGTACAAGGAAGGGCTGGCTCGGTTCGCTACGAACAAGTACCGGGAGCCATGCATTACCAACACCTCGAATAATTTCATGCACTTGACCAATTATTCCGTCAACAAGTACAGTCGGTGTTTCTCGAACGATGATGAGGTTGGCAGCAAACGGAGGTTTGCTACCCTGAACCGCATCCTCACCTCGGAGGGATACGATATTGCGGAGCTTTGGAGTAATATTGACGATGTAATTGTGAAAACGATACTCAGTGCGTGGCAGGTGCTGAGGCACACGTATCAAGCGAGCTTCCCGACCCACGACATCATTCAAGCGTGCTTCGAAATACTTGGTTTCGATATACTTATTGATCATAAACTGAAACCCTCCATCCTGGAGGTGAATCATTCACCCTCGTTTCATACAGACGAAGCTATCGATCGGGAAATCAAGGAAGCGCTGATACACGACACCTTTGTGATGCTGAACTTGAACGGAGAGGTGAAGAAGCGTGTACTTGAAGAGGACAAACGACGTATACAGAATAGACTGTTGCAAAGACTGCGTGAGTATTCGAAATGTAAAGAAACGAGCAAGGAGAGTAGTAGTGATAGTAAAAACGGAGATGAAGAAGATCCGAACTCGGAGGATCGCTTCGGACCATGGGGCGAGCAAATCAATTGGGAGGAAACACATCTGGGAGGGTTCCGACGGATACTGCCAGCTCCTGGTGATCCAGATCGTTATGCGCATCTATTTCTCGCGCAAACACAAGCTTCGGTGTACAACGAAACTGCCGCCAGTAAGAAACGCGAGGAGTGTGCCAAACAACAACGAATCGAATTGGAGGAGCGCTACAAACACAATCAAGCGATGTTGAATAAAAACAATCCTAGAGGGCAGCTGGGTGCGAAGTCACTTTGTGCGGGCGAAGATGGAGCTTTGTCCGCTATTAAgaaaaaagcaaagaaacgAAAACCCAAACCTATCAAGAAAAAGGACGAATTCAGTCCCGATTATATCGTTGACTATGAAGAGCGGGAACGAATGGCTCTTCTAGCGCAAAGAGATTTTCTCATCAGGACCTGCGGTTTAGTACAGAAT ATATATTTGAACTTCAACCGAAATAAGTTGCTCACCATATCGGACCATCGCAAGTACAAAGAGGTGTTCGCCAAGCTGGTAGCTAACGATCTGCTTCAGCAGGAACAGTCTAATTCATCTGGCACAACCACATGTCTTCCGGTTCTGTCGAACCATCACGGCAGCAATGCCACCACTAGCAGCTCCAACCAGAAACTGCATCTGAAAAGTCTGGTAACGATTAACGACACCGCCTCGTGGATGCAGTGCACGGAGATAGCACCACCCAGCAGACCGCCGTTACCATACCTACTGGCATCCCAGCCAACCAATTATCGAAGCACCAAGTCCACCATGGCACGCCAGGTCACCAACGTCGTCAAACGGCACAGCATAGACGCCAGACAATTATACTCGGCCTCCGATAAGGTTATCTAG
- the LOC129730722 gene encoding tubulin polyglutamylase TTLL13-like isoform X1, whose protein sequence is MLPRKDNVTKSSKLPKRKSSSEDDSSEEGSTSSGSTDGSGSSSGSDSEMDTTETSFSSKSAVECVGSSKQQGLLKVNHRSYTVFCDSSRNSKSFCHSNVPVEPLDEARKDPNRTRKTRTRNEQVLPRNKKSKRIPPISICILNSRYDILPRMCRRLGYRLVSENEHWNVCWTDSLVGVDFCRDMRRFQKINHFPGMFEICRKDLLARNLNRMLKLFPTEYQIFPKTWVFPADLGEAIAYSRTHRSKTYILKPDQGSQGRGIFLTKNLKEINPRDRMICQVYIHRPLLIDGYKFDLRVYTLVTSTDPLRIFVYKEGLARFATNKYREPCITNTSNNFMHLTNYSVNKYSRCFSNDDEVGSKRRFATLNRILTSEGYDIAELWSNIDDVIVKTILSAWQVLRHTYQASFPTHDIIQACFEILGFDILIDHKLKPSILEVNHSPSFHTDEAIDREIKEALIHDTFVMLNLNGEVKKRVLEEDKRRIQNRLLQRLREYSKCKETSKESSSDSKNGDEEDPNSEDRFGPWGEQINWEETHLGGFRRILPAPGDPDRYAHLFLAQTQASVYNETAASKKREECAKQQRIELEERYKHNQAMLNKNNPRGQLGAKSLCAGEDGALSAIKKKAKKRKPKPIKKKDEFSPDYIVDYEERERMALLAQRDFLIRTCGLVQNIYLNFNRNKLLTISDHRKYKEVFAKLVANDLLQQEQSNSSGTTTCLPVLSNHHGSNATTSSSNQKLHLKSLVTINDTASWMQCTEIAPPSRPPLPYLLASQPTNYRSTKSTMARQVTNVVKRHSIDARQLYSASDKVI, encoded by the exons ATGCTACCTCGAAAAGATAACGTAACAAAATCGTCCAAACTGCCAAAACGAAAGTCGTCCAGCGAAGATGATAGCAGTGAGGAAGGTTCTACCAGTTCCGGCTCGACGGATGGATCCGGTTCCAGCTCCGGTTCGGACTCCGAAATGGACACCACGGAAACTTCCTTTTCATCGAAAAGTGCAGTGGAGTGCGTCGGCAGCAGCAAACAGCAGGGTTTGCTGAAAGTTAACCACAGGTCCTATACGGTGTTTTGCGATTCTAGCAGAAATTCCAAAAGCTTTTGCCATAGTAACGTTCCGGTCGAACCACTTGACGAAGCTAGGAAAGATCCTAA TCGCACTAGAAAAACTCGCACCAGAAACGAGCAAGTTTTACCTAGAAACAAGAAATCAAAACGAAT ACCACCAATCAGTATTTGCATACTAAACAGCCGCTACGATATCTTACCACGAATGTGCCGAAGGCTTGGCTACCGACTTGTTAGCGAGAACGAACACTGGAACGTGTGCTGGACGGATTCGCTGGTTGGGGTGGACTTCTGTCGGGATATGCGCCGGTTTCAGAAAATCAATCACTTCCCAGGAATGTTCGAGATCTGTCGCAAGGATTTGCTGGCGCGCAACTTGAACCGAATGCTAAAGTTGTTCCCGACCGAGTACCAGATTTTCCCGAAGACCTGGGTTTTTCCGGCTGA CCTGGGTGAAGCAATCGCCTACAGCAGGACCCATCGGAGTAAAACGTACATTCTAAAACCGGACCAGGGCTCGCAGGGCAGAGGCATATTTCTGACGAAAAATCTGAAGGAGATCAATCCTCGCGATCGGATGATTTGTCAGGTGTATATTCACCGG CCTCTGCTGATTGATGGGTACAAGTTTGACCTACGGGTGTACACACTGGTTACCTCGACAGACCCGCTGCGGATATTCGTGTACAAGGAAGGGCTGGCTCGGTTCGCTACGAACAAGTACCGGGAGCCATGCATTACCAACACCTCGAATAATTTCATGCACTTGACCAATTATTCCGTCAACAAGTACAGTCGGTGTTTCTCGAACGATGATGAGGTTGGCAGCAAACGGAGGTTTGCTACCCTGAACCGCATCCTCACCTCGGAGGGATACGATATTGCGGAGCTTTGGAGTAATATTGACGATGTAATTGTGAAAACGATACTCAGTGCGTGGCAGGTGCTGAGGCACACGTATCAAGCGAGCTTCCCGACCCACGACATCATTCAAGCGTGCTTCGAAATACTTGGTTTCGATATACTTATTGATCATAAACTGAAACCCTCCATCCTGGAGGTGAATCATTCACCCTCGTTTCATACAGACGAAGCTATCGATCGGGAAATCAAGGAAGCGCTGATACACGACACCTTTGTGATGCTGAACTTGAACGGAGAGGTGAAGAAGCGTGTACTTGAAGAGGACAAACGACGTATACAGAATAGACTGTTGCAAAGACTGCGTGAGTATTCGAAATGTAAAGAAACGAGCAAGGAGAGTAGTAGTGATAGTAAAAACGGAGATGAAGAAGATCCGAACTCGGAGGATCGCTTCGGACCATGGGGCGAGCAAATCAATTGGGAGGAAACACATCTGGGAGGGTTCCGACGGATACTGCCAGCTCCTGGTGATCCAGATCGTTATGCGCATCTATTTCTCGCGCAAACACAAGCTTCGGTGTACAACGAAACTGCCGCCAGTAAGAAACGCGAGGAGTGTGCCAAACAACAACGAATCGAATTGGAGGAGCGCTACAAACACAATCAAGCGATGTTGAATAAAAACAATCCTAGAGGGCAGCTGGGTGCGAAGTCACTTTGTGCGGGCGAAGATGGAGCTTTGTCCGCTATTAAgaaaaaagcaaagaaacgAAAACCCAAACCTATCAAGAAAAAGGACGAATTCAGTCCCGATTATATCGTTGACTATGAAGAGCGGGAACGAATGGCTCTTCTAGCGCAAAGAGATTTTCTCATCAGGACCTGCGGTTTAGTACAGAAT ATATATTTGAACTTCAACCGAAATAAGTTGCTCACCATATCGGACCATCGCAAGTACAAAGAGGTGTTCGCCAAGCTGGTAGCTAACGATCTGCTTCAGCAGGAACAGTCTAATTCATCTGGCACAACCACATGTCTTCCGGTTCTGTCGAACCATCACGGCAGCAATGCCACCACTAGCAGCTCCAACCAGAAACTGCATCTGAAAAGTCTGGTAACGATTAACGACACCGCCTCGTGGATGCAGTGCACGGAGATAGCACCACCCAGCAGACCGCCGTTACCATACCTACTGGCATCCCAGCCAACCAATTATCGAAGCACCAAGTCCACCATGGCACGCCAGGTCACCAACGTCGTCAAACGGCACAGCATAGACGCCAGACAATTATACTCGGCCTCCGATAAGGTTATCTAG